CCCGTTGCCGAGATGTTCCCTGACCTGATCGATGGTCCATTCCGGCACTTGCTGTCGGGCTTCATCCATCAGGTCCTTGAACGTCTTTGCCATGACCGTCTCCCCTTGCGCATGGCCGGCCATTGCCGCGCGCGGCCTGTCGCTAACCCATGCGTAATTCAAATTGGCTACTTCTGTTTCTATAGCGCCTGCGTAAAGTCGAGTCCACAAGGCGGTTTCGGCTGGCAGAGCGAGAGTCGTCCGTATGGTTCAGTGGCAGCGGTCGGGGCCCGGCGGTCTGGGCCCGTGGCGTGACTCTTCCAGATGAAACTCGAGGATTTCGCGCAGCCGCTCGGCGCGATCAGGCAGCGTGCCGGCTTCGAGCAGGCCCTGCTTTTCGAGCGGCGCAATCTCCAGGGCGTAGGAAAAGAAATTCACCAGCAGATCGTCCGACAACGTCTGGTCGTGCAACAGGCGGTGTGCCGGGGTGTCCGGCTGCATTCGGAGATAGCCGCTGAGCACGTTGATCAGCCGCGTACGACAGGCGCCGTCGATACTACGCTGGCCGCCGACACGCCAGCGCACCTCGGCTTGGCGGTACGATCGGTCGAAGATGTGGCGTTCGATGCTGAACTCGCGGACGCCGTGGAGGACGATGTTGAACTTGCCGCCCGGCAGGGACTCGAGATTGAGGATCTTGCCGGCGCAACCGGTCTCGAAGATGTCGGGGTTCTGGTCGTAGCGCTGTTGCCAATTTCCACGCAGCAGTGCCATGCCGATGATCTCGTGGCCGGCGGAGGCGTCGCGCACGAGATCCCGGTAGCGGGGTTCGAAGACGTGGAGCGGCAAGGGCACGCCCGGGAACAGCACCACGTTGGGCAACGGAAACACTGGAATGATGGAAGGTAAATCCATCTACTTCGCTATGAATGGCACGGCGCGTGAAAAGGTGCAACGCTCGGGCGCATGGGCAGGCCCGGCGCCGCGCCGCCCACGTCTTCACGCCGTGCGACGCCGCGTCACCCCCGGCTTGGTGAAAAACTTGGTGAACAGTTCCTTCGCTTCCTCTAGGCACTTCTGGCACAGATCGCGCCGGCCGCGCCACGATGACAACGCGCCGTCTTCCACCTCGCTGGTGAAAGTGGTGAGTTCCTGCTGGGTCTCGACCTCGGTCTCACAGCGATCGCAGAAATAGCGCAACATTCAGCTGATACCTCGGAGTGAGGATAGGGGTTGGAAACGGGCGCGTCAACGGAGGCACGAGGGTGCTCAACCCGCCAACAGCGCTCGCGGGATGTCGACCGCCTTGGCACGCAGATACTCGCCCAGACTCTTTGCCTGCGGATCGCTGCGCGTCGAGGCGGCGACGCCGTCACCCAGAAGCCCGTTGACGATGAAGTTGACACTGAGCAAGTTCGGGAGCGGGTAGCGCTGGACGGTCAGCTGTGCGGACTCCGGAATGAGCTGCTGGAAGCGGGCGACGGTCAGGTACTGTTCGAGCCAGGCGTAGGCGGCCGAATTCCTGACCCAGACACCAACGTTGGCGTTGCCACCCTTGTCTCCCGAGCGCGCGCCGCAGATGGTGCCGAGCGGCAGGCGTTCGGTCGGCCCCACCGGCGGCGGCGGAGTTTCGACAGGAGCAACCTGCGCTTCATGAGTTCCGGAGCGTTGCTCCACCGGTGGAATGGAAACCGTTTCCCCGCCGATCACGACGCGGTGCTCGACCAACTCCGAAGGGACGACCGCGGGCCAGTAAACGCCGTAGGGTGAGGCATCGCCCGGGGGTGCGGTGGCGAAGAAGCCGGGATAGTTCGCTAAGGCCATTTCGACGCCCTTATTGCTGAAGGCCCGTCCGACGCGGTTGGCATCCGGGTCCTTCACCGTCACGCGCAGGTGCGCAAAGGCATCATCGTTGGATTGCGGATCCGGGCGGTCGGAACGCAGCAGGCGAACGCTGACCTCAGCGAACTGCTCCTTGCCACCGACCAGCTGCCAGAAAGTGTCCTCAGCCAGGCGCGCCTTCTCCTCGATGTCCAGGCCGGTCAGCACAAACGTCGCCGAGTTCTTGTAGCCGCCGAGGTAATTGATACAGACCTTGGTCGTGGGCGGCGGCGGTTCGCCTTGGATGCCCGAGACCCGTACGCGGTCGGAACCTTCCTGCTGCAAGCGGATCGAGTCGAAGCGTGTGATGACGTCGGGATTCAAATAGCGCGGCCCCTGGATTTCGTAGAGGAGCTGCGCCGTGACTGTTCCGACGGACACCAGACCGCCTGTTCCCGGATGCTTGGTGATGACGAACGTGCCGTCACGATGCATCTCGGCAATCGGGAAGCCAATGTGGGCGATATCCGGAACCTCCTTGAAGAAGGAGTAGTTGCCGCCGGTGCACTGCGCGCCGCACTCGATGATGTGTCCCGCAACGATGCCCCCCGCCAGGCGGTCCCAATCGGTCCGTGCCCAATCGAACTTCCAAGCTGCCGGCCCCAGCGTCAGCGCGGCATCGGTGACCCGCGGGCAGATCACCACGTCCGCTCCGCGCCGCAACGCTTCGACGATGCCCCATGCTCCCAGGTAGGCATTGGCTGTAACAACTTGCGACTTCAGCGAGGTGAGCGGAATGTCTTTGTCCAAGTGCCGGAGCTCAACGCCGCGTTCGAGCAGGGCAGGGATACTCGGCAACAGATTGTCGCCGTCGATGTAGGCGATCCTGGCTTTGATGCCGAGCTTGGCAACGAGTTTCTCCATCTCGGCGGCCAGTCCGGCGGGGTTCAAGCCGCCGGCGTTGGCGACCACCTTGATGCCGCGGTCCACGCACGTGCCGAGCACCTGTTCCATCTGCCGCAGGAAGGTGCGGGCGAAACCCGCCTCGGGATTCTTCATGCGATCCTTGAACAGGATCATCATCGTCAGCTCGGCCAGATAGTCGCCGGTGAGGACGTCGATCGGTCCACCCTCGACCATCTCCCGGGCCGCACTCAGCCGGTCGCCGTAAAACCCGCTGCAGTTAGCGATGCGTAGAATGTCGTTGTGCATGAGTGCTCCTCAGCTGTCAGCGATCAGCGGTCAGCGTCGCGTAGATGTCAGAGCTGAGAGGTGACCGCTGATTACTTCTTCATTCCGCCCAGCGTGGCTTGCGTTTCTCGATGAACGCCCGCATGCCTTCGGCCGCTTCCTCCGAGGCGAACAGTTCGCCGATCTTCTTGCTAGTGTAGCGGAACCCTTCCTCCATCGACAGCTCGGGAATGCGGCGCACCAGTTGTTTGGCCTCTCGAACGGCGTTGGGGCCGCCGAGACGGATCATGCCGATGACGTCATCGACGGCGCGGTCGAGGTCGGATGCCGGCACGGCACGATGGATGAGCCCCAGCTCGACCGCTCGTTGCGCCGAGAAACGCTCTCCGGTCAGGAACAGCCACATCGTGTTGTGGATGCCGAGCTTGGGAATGACCAGGACCGAGATCATGGCGGGGATGACGCCGACGCGCACCTCGCTGAAACTGAACATGGCGGAGTCGGCAGCCACGGTGACGTCGCACGCGGCGGCGAGACCAATACCGCCGCCGAAAGCGTGGCCGTTGATGCGTCCGATCACCGGTTTCGGACATTCCCAGATGGCCTTCAGAACTCCCACAAATGGGTTTTCAGCCGATGCGCCGCCTGCACTCACGCCGCCGCTTTTGAGGTCCGCACCGGCGCAAAAGGCGGCGCCCGCACCGGTGAGTACGATCACCCGGACGTGGTCGTCGGCGATGGCGTTCTGGAGGTGCGCCCGTACGCCCTCGACGAGGATATCACTCAGGGCGTTGCGCTTCTCCGGCTGGTTGAGGGTGATCCAGGCCGCGTCGTGGCGGAGGTCGTAGAGTACGAGGTCGGTCATATGGATGCTCCAATAACGAGAATGGGAAACACGAGGCAGGGAATCAGACGTTCAGGATCGGGAATCGCCTCTGTGGACTTCACGTCGCCGCCAACTCTTCCAAGGTGACCAATACCGTCCCGGCATCGACTTGCTGCCCGACTTCGCAGGCGACTTCACGCACCACGCCGTCGTGCGGCGCACTGACGTCGTGCTCCATCTTCATAGCCTCGAGGATCACCAGCGTCTCACCCTTCTTCACGGTTTGGCCAGGCGCGGCGTGTACGGCGAGGATCTTTCCGGGCATTGGGGCTCGGCATCCGCCGTGAACCTCTTCGCGCACTGGTGGAGGAAAACGCGGCACTTCGTGCAGCTCGGAGGTGCCGCGCGGGCTGTGGGCGTAGTGCACGTCCTGTCGCGTCGCCATAGTGCACGTGCGGCGCACCCCGTCGAGCGCGATGGCGACGTGGGAGTCGCCGCACTCGAGCAAGGCGGCTCGGTGCGAGGCGCCATCAACCTCAACATCGATGTCATCACGCGTGTGAGCGCGGTACAAAACGCGGATGGTCGCGTCGCCGCTGGTGAACGCGATCTCCTGCATCTGGCTGGGGTTGTTGCGCCAGCCCGAGGGCAGGCTGCGCCAGACCGGTGCTTGCGCCCGGCGCTGCTCCTGCAGCCAGAGCGCCGTGGCGATGGCGTGGAGCCGGTCCGCTTCCCGCTGGGCAGGTGTCGGGTGCCGGTCGAGCGGGATGTGCTTGCCGATGAAGTGCGTGTCCAAATTGCCGGAGAGGAACTCGGGGTGGTGCAGCACCTGGGTGAGGAGATGCAGATTGGTGCGCACACCGAACACGGTCATTTCGGACAGCGCCTTTGCCAGCCGCTGTGCCGCCTCGACGCGCGTCGGCGCATGCGCGATGACCTTGGCCAGCATCGGATCGTAATGGATCGTTACCTCCGAACCGGAGGCGACGCCACTGTCGTAGCGGACACCTGCGGCGGGCGACTCCTTCCAGGAGATGAGCGTTCCCGTTGAGGGTAGGAAGTCGCTGGACGGATCCTCGGCATAAATGCGGGCCTCGATGGCGTGGCCGCGCCACGCCAGATCGTCCTGGCGCAGTGGCAACGGTTCTCCTCGAGCAATTTGGATTTGCAGCCGCACCAGGTCCAGGCCGGTGATGGCTTCCGTCACCGGGTGCTCCACTTGGAGGCGTGTGTTCACTTCGAGGAAGTAGAACTTGCCTTCTTGATCGACGACGAATTCGACCGTGCCGGCGTTGCGGTAGCCGATGGCGTGGCCGGCGGCCAGGGCTGCGGCGCCCATGTGCGCGCGGCGCTCTTGGTTGAGGGCAGGGGAGGGCGCCTCCTCGATGATCTTCTGGTAGCGGCGCTGAATCGAGCACTCGCGTTCGCCGCAGTGGATCAGGTTGCCCTGCGCGTCACCCAAAATCTGGATCTCGATGTGGCGCGGCGCTTGGAAGTAGCGCTCGATCAGCAGGGTGTCGTCGCCGAAGGCGTTCTTGGCCTCGCGGCGGGCGGCGGCCAGCGCGGCGGAGAGCTTGGATCCTTCTTGGACCACACGCATGCCCTTGCCACCGCCGCCAGCCGACGCCTTGATCAGGATCGGATAGCCGACTTCGCGCGCCTTCGCTTCGATATCGTGATCCGAAAGGCCTTGGGCACTGAAGCCGGGAATTACCGGCACCCCGGCCGCGGTCATGATCTTCTTTGCCTCGATCTTGCTGCCCATGCGCCGGATGGCCTCGGGCGTGGGGCCGATGAACGTCAGTCCCGCATCGGCGCACGCCTGCGCGAAGTCGGCGTTCTCGGCGAGAAAGCCGTACCCTGGGTGCACGGCGTCGGCGCCAACCTGCCGGGCGGTATCGATGATCTTTTCGATGGCGAGGAAGGAAGCGCTGCTGAGTGGCGGGCCGATGTACACCGCCTCGTCCGCCTGGCGCACGAACGGGGCGTTGCGATCCGGGTCCGAATAGATGGCGGCTGTGCCGATACCCATCTCACGGCAGGTGCGGATGATGCGGGAGGCGATTTCGCCGCGGTTGGCGATGAGGATCTTGCGGAAGGTTTTCATGGCGTCGTTCGTTCTGTGCGCTGCAGATGCGCGGAGCCGCTTCTAGCGCGATTTGAGCTGCAGGTCGACAGCTTGCGCTCGGGTGAGGCCTGGCCGCCGGGGGAGATGCCCCGCTACGATTTGGCGCGCGCGATGAAGCGGGCTTCGCGGGTGTCCACTTGCACGGCGTCGCCGGGCTCCAGGTACGCCGGCACCTGGATGACCAGGCCGGTTTCGAGCGTGGCCGGCTTGGTTTGTGCCTGCGCCGACGCGCCCTTGAATGGCGGGTCGGTGTCGCGGATGCGCAGGACGACCGACTGTGGCAACTCGATGTTCATTACGGCGTCGTTGAAGACCACCGAGCGGATGCCACTGAGGCCCTCGATGAGATAGCCGGCGTCGTCGCCCAGCGTGTCGGCGCGCAAGGCGAACTGCTCGAACGATTCAGAGTCCATGAAGTGATAGCCGTCGTCATCGGCGTACAGATACTGCACCGCCCGGAGCTCCAGCTGCGCCTCCGGCACCTTGTCGCTTGTTTTGAAGGTGCGATCGAACACGTTGCCGGTGCGCAAGTTGCGCACCTTCACCTTGACCAAGGTGCTGGCGCCGCGCGCCGAGGGCGACTGGAAGTGTACGTCCATGACGACGTACGGGTCGCCGTCGAGGTCGATCCGACCGCCACGTTTGAACTCACTGGCATTGAGCATGTGCGCGCTCTCTCTGCGTTGACTGAGGTGAACTTGCGATCGCTTACATCCGGAAGACGCCGAAGCTGTCGGCGCCTTTGACAACATTATTGAAGGCGGCGCTCAGTGCCATGCCCAGTACCGTGCGGGTGTCACGCGGATCGATGACCCCGTCGTCCCAGATGTGACCGGTGGCGTAGAAGGCGTTGGATTCCTGCTCGATGCGCTCTTCCACCATCTGGCGTACGGCCCGGTCTTCCTCCTCGTTGTACGGCTGCCCGGCACGCTCGGCGGCGCCGCGGCGCACGATCGACATGACGCCGGCGAGTTGCTCGGGCCCCATGACGGCGATCTTGTGGTTGGGCCAGGTGAACAGAAAGCGCGGATCGTAGGCGCGGCCGCACATGCCGTAGTTGCCGGCGCCGTAGGAGCTGCCGATCATGACCGTGAACATCGGCACGGTGGAGTTGGAGACCGCATTGATCATCTTGGCGCCGTCTTTGATGATGCCGCCCTGTTCGTACTGCGTGCCCACCATGTAGCCGGTGATGTTCTGCAGAAACAGCAGCGGCACGTCGATCTTGTTGCACAGCTGAATGAACTGCGCCGCTTTCTCCGAAGACTCCGAGAACAGGATGCCGTTGTTGCCGAGGATGCCGATCGGGTAGCCGTGGAGATGAGCCCAGCCGGTCACCAGCGTCGGTCCGTAGAGCGGCTTGAACTCTTCGAAGCGCGAGCCGTCGACGATGCGGGCGATGACCTCGCGCACCTCGAACGGCTTGCGGATGTCGATCGAGCCGATGCCGAGCAGCTCGTCGGGATCATACGTGGGTTCCTCGGGTGCCCGCATCTTCGCCTGCCCGAGCTTGCGCCAGTTCAAGTGGGCCATGATGTCGCGGCCGATACGAATGGCGTCCACCTCGTTCTCCGCCAGGTAATCGGAGACACCCGAGATGCGGCTGTGCATCTCGGCGCCACCGAGCGTTTCCTCGTCGGCGTCCTCGTTGGTGGCCATCTTCACCAGCGGCGGGCCGCCGAGAAAGACCTTGGCACGGCCCTTCACCATGACGACGTAGTCGGACATGCCGGGTACGTAGGCACCGCCCGCGGTTGAGCTGCCGAAGACCAGGCAGACGGTGGGGATGCGTTCGGCCGAGCGCTGTGTGAGCTCGCGGAAGTTGCGCCCGCCCGGCACGAAGATCTTCGCTTGTTCGGGCAGGTCGGCGCCGGCTGATTCGGTGAGGTTGATGAGCGGCAGGCGGTTCTTCTCGGAGATCTCCATGGCGCGGAAGCCCTTCGCCAGGGTGATGGGATTGGTGGCGCCGCCCTTGACGGTGGGATCATTGCCGAAAACGACGCATTCGACGCCACTCACCACGCCGACTCCGGTGACGATGCTGCCCCCAAGGGCGTACTCGGTGCCCCAGGCAGCCAGCGGCGACAGTTCGAGGAACGGCGAGTCGCG
The DNA window shown above is from Candidatus Binatia bacterium and carries:
- a CDS encoding acetyl-CoA carboxylase biotin carboxylase subunit, which produces MKTFRKILIANRGEIASRIIRTCREMGIGTAAIYSDPDRNAPFVRQADEAVYIGPPLSSASFLAIEKIIDTARQVGADAVHPGYGFLAENADFAQACADAGLTFIGPTPEAIRRMGSKIEAKKIMTAAGVPVIPGFSAQGLSDHDIEAKAREVGYPILIKASAGGGGKGMRVVQEGSKLSAALAAARREAKNAFGDDTLLIERYFQAPRHIEIQILGDAQGNLIHCGERECSIQRRYQKIIEEAPSPALNQERRAHMGAAALAAGHAIGYRNAGTVEFVVDQEGKFYFLEVNTRLQVEHPVTEAITGLDLVRLQIQIARGEPLPLRQDDLAWRGHAIEARIYAEDPSSDFLPSTGTLISWKESPAAGVRYDSGVASGSEVTIHYDPMLAKVIAHAPTRVEAAQRLAKALSEMTVFGVRTNLHLLTQVLHHPEFLSGNLDTHFIGKHIPLDRHPTPAQREADRLHAIATALWLQEQRRAQAPVWRSLPSGWRNNPSQMQEIAFTSGDATIRVLYRAHTRDDIDVEVDGASHRAALLECGDSHVAIALDGVRRTCTMATRQDVHYAHSPRGTSELHEVPRFPPPVREEVHGGCRAPMPGKILAVHAAPGQTVKKGETLVILEAMKMEHDVSAPHDGVVREVACEVGQQVDAGTVLVTLEELAAT
- a CDS encoding enoyl-CoA hydratase-related protein; translation: MTDLVLYDLRHDAAWITLNQPEKRNALSDILVEGVRAHLQNAIADDHVRVIVLTGAGAAFCAGADLKSGGVSAGGASAENPFVGVLKAIWECPKPVIGRINGHAFGGGIGLAAACDVTVAADSAMFSFSEVRVGVIPAMISVLVIPKLGIHNTMWLFLTGERFSAQRAVELGLIHRAVPASDLDRAVDDVIGMIRLGGPNAVREAKQLVRRIPELSMEEGFRYTSKKIGELFASEEAAEGMRAFIEKRKPRWAE
- a CDS encoding carboxyl transferase domain-containing protein, producing MEVLSTRIDLRSEAYRVNYDGMSEKLRYLNEQLALARAGGGEKYVKRHRDRGKLMVRERIELLLDRDSPFLELSPLAAWGTEYALGGSIVTGVGVVSGVECVVFGNDPTVKGGATNPITLAKGFRAMEISEKNRLPLINLTESAGADLPEQAKIFVPGGRNFRELTQRSAERIPTVCLVFGSSTAGGAYVPGMSDYVVMVKGRAKVFLGGPPLVKMATNEDADEETLGGAEMHSRISGVSDYLAENEVDAIRIGRDIMAHLNWRKLGQAKMRAPEEPTYDPDELLGIGSIDIRKPFEVREVIARIVDGSRFEEFKPLYGPTLVTGWAHLHGYPIGILGNNGILFSESSEKAAQFIQLCNKIDVPLLFLQNITGYMVGTQYEQGGIIKDGAKMINAVSNSTVPMFTVMIGSSYGAGNYGMCGRAYDPRFLFTWPNHKIAVMGPEQLAGVMSIVRRGAAERAGQPYNEEEDRAVRQMVEERIEQESNAFYATGHIWDDGVIDPRDTRTVLGMALSAAFNNVVKGADSFGVFRM
- a CDS encoding acyclic terpene utilization AtuA family protein, coding for MHNDILRIANCSGFYGDRLSAAREMVEGGPIDVLTGDYLAELTMMILFKDRMKNPEAGFARTFLRQMEQVLGTCVDRGIKVVANAGGLNPAGLAAEMEKLVAKLGIKARIAYIDGDNLLPSIPALLERGVELRHLDKDIPLTSLKSQVVTANAYLGAWGIVEALRRGADVVICPRVTDAALTLGPAAWKFDWARTDWDRLAGGIVAGHIIECGAQCTGGNYSFFKEVPDIAHIGFPIAEMHRDGTFVITKHPGTGGLVSVGTVTAQLLYEIQGPRYLNPDVITRFDSIRLQQEGSDRVRVSGIQGEPPPPTTKVCINYLGGYKNSATFVLTGLDIEEKARLAEDTFWQLVGGKEQFAEVSVRLLRSDRPDPQSNDDAFAHLRVTVKDPDANRVGRAFSNKGVEMALANYPGFFATAPPGDASPYGVYWPAVVPSELVEHRVVIGGETVSIPPVEQRSGTHEAQVAPVETPPPPVGPTERLPLGTICGARSGDKGGNANVGVWVRNSAAYAWLEQYLTVARFQQLIPESAQLTVQRYPLPNLLSVNFIVNGLLGDGVAASTRSDPQAKSLGEYLRAKAVDIPRALLAG
- a CDS encoding LON peptidase substrate-binding domain-containing protein; protein product: MDLPSIIPVFPLPNVVLFPGVPLPLHVFEPRYRDLVRDASAGHEIIGMALLRGNWQQRYDQNPDIFETGCAGKILNLESLPGGKFNIVLHGVREFSIERHIFDRSYRQAEVRWRVGGQRSIDGACRTRLINVLSGYLRMQPDTPAHRLLHDQTLSDDLLVNFFSYALEIAPLEKQGLLEAGTLPDRAERLREILEFHLEESRHGPRPPGPDRCH
- the efp gene encoding elongation factor P, whose translation is MLNASEFKRGGRIDLDGDPYVVMDVHFQSPSARGASTLVKVKVRNLRTGNVFDRTFKTSDKVPEAQLELRAVQYLYADDDGYHFMDSESFEQFALRADTLGDDAGYLIEGLSGIRSVVFNDAVMNIELPQSVVLRIRDTDPPFKGASAQAQTKPATLETGLVIQVPAYLEPGDAVQVDTREARFIARAKS